The following are from one region of the Primulina eburnea isolate SZY01 chromosome 17, ASM2296580v1, whole genome shotgun sequence genome:
- the LOC140818190 gene encoding DNA damage-binding protein 1a-like, giving the protein MAVSEYESSSSSASARQNANRNSRSSSCNDASSCYLAKTLLRGSVVLQAVRGHFRSSASYDVVFGKETSIELAIIDEDVVMQSITEQPVFGTIKDIAVLPWNERFQAQSSKLRGKDILLVISDSGKLSFLSFCNEMHRFFPLTHLQLSAPGNSRHEVGRMLTVDSSGCFVAASAYEDQLVIFSLSFSSNGQIIDKRISCPPEKDEFLQTDRGSTNISGTIWSMCFISKENSQPGKEYKPVLAILLNRNVWGSSYRNELLLLEWNIEEHAIHVLYKFAEAGPLAHHIVEVPHVHGYAFLFRAGDVVLMDFRNAHNPSCVYRTSLNFTPFEGKKYEHVGIPDIMDEECTCSIAASALLELSDINKYDDPMNIDDYSSVKPGFNYVCSWSWEPGDSYIPRIIFSADSGDIYAMEVLFESDRIRVNLSASLCRGLPSKALLWLDGGFVATIVDMTDGMVLKFEEGLLCHRSPIQNIAPILDMTFVDYPEEKFDQMFACSGMAPEGSLRIIRSGISVEKSLKTAPIYQGITGTWTLKMEASDPYHSFLVLSFIEETRVLSVGISFSDVTDTVGFQPDVCTLACGLVANGVMVQIHQYGVRLCLPSGAVHRKGITLVSPIWTSWFPDNMSISLGAVGDGIILVATSSPCFLFILGIRASLTHHYEVYEIQCVKLQNEVSCFSIPQKHLELNKSLVNYGDNHHMAPLTNGNNDYMFVIGTHKPSVEVVSFTCDKGLQIFAIGFISLTNTMGAAISGCVPQDVRLVFVDRLYVLSGLRNGMLLRFEWPVTSTLSSARSSCQQSAVGSCMVNTQATWKYTSPNHKVLPISISNASGKAKGEFPINLQLIAVRRIGITPVFLVSLGDSLDADVIALSDRPWLVHTARHSLSYTSISFQPSTHVSPVCSVECPGGILFVAENSLHLVEMVPSKRLNVQKFHLGGTPRKVLYHNESKLLLVMRTDLDNDSCSSDICYVDPVTGSLFSSFKFEFGETGECMNLVKVGNEHVLVVGTSLSACPDIMPSGEAESTKGRLVVLCLERMQYSDSGSATLCSKTGSSSDQNPSFCHVGGCAAEQLSSSSLCSSLEDNSCDGIILEETEAWKLRLAYSTIWPGMVLAVCPYLDRYFLASAGSSFYVCSFPNDNSQRVRRLAVGRTRFTIMTLTAHFTRIVVGDCGDGILFYLYHEDSRKLELVNCDPVQWLVGDCMLMDVDTAVVSDCKGSIAVVSCANHLEDEASPERNLTVSCSYYMGEISMSIRKGSFSYKLPADDLTKDCDAASNVVNLTHNCFMASTLLGSIIIFIPFTREECALLEEVQSKLVIHPLTAPILGNDHNEYRRRENLVGTPTILDGDILSQFLELTRMQQEAVLALPLASPSTVMLSFRTSMPVMINQVVRLLERVHYAWN; this is encoded by the exons ATGGCGGTTTCGGAATATGAATCTTCCTCTTCATCGGCATCAGCAAGGCAAAACGCCAACCGTAACTCGCGATCGTCCTCCTGCAACGACGCCAGCTCTTGTTATTTGGCAAAGACATTACTCAGAGGCAGCGTCGTTCTTCAAGCTGTACGTGGTCACTTCCGCTCCTCCGCCTCCTACGACGTCGTCTTCGGCAAG GAGACATCGATAGAACTTGCGATAATCGATGAAGATGTCGTTATGCAATCTATCACCGAACAACCTGTGTTTGGTACGATAAAAGATATTGCAGTTCTTCCTTGGAATGAGAGATTTCAAGCACAGAGTTCCAAG TTACGAGGGAAGGATATATTGCTTGTCATTTCTGATTCAGGGAAGCTGTCGTTTCTTTCATTTTGCAATGAAATGCACAG GTTTTTCCCATTGACTCATTTACAACTTTCTGCTCCTGGAAACTCGAGACATGAAGTTGGAAGGATGTTGACTGTTGATTCCAG TGGTTGCTTTGTTGCTGCCAGTGCGTATGAGGACCAGTTGGTTATTTTCTCGCTTTCATTTTCCTCCAATGGTCAAATCATTGATAAG AGAATCTCTTGTCCTCCTGAAAAAGATGAATTTCTGCAAACTGATAGAGGATCTACTAATATCTCTGGAACTATATGGAGCATGTGCTTCATCTCAAAAGAAAACTCTCAGCCCGGGAAGGAATATAAGCCAGTTTTGGCCATTCTTTTAAATAGGAATGTTT GGGGATCTTCTTATCGGAATGAACTTCTTTTGTTGGAATGGAACATTGAGGAACATGCAATCCACGTATTATATAAGTTTGCTGAAGCTGGACCCTTAGCACATCATATTGTTGAAGTCCCTCATGTTCACGGATATGCCTTCCTGTTTAGGGCTGGTGATGTTGTCCTGATGGATTTTAGGAATGCTCATAATCCTTCTTGTGTTTATAGAACAAGTTTGAATTTTACTCCATTTGAGGGAAAAAAATATGAACATGTTGGAATACCAGATATTATGGATGAAGAATGTACGTGTAGCATTGCTGCGTCTGCGTTGTTGGAGCTTAGTGACATAAATAAATATGATGACCCGATGAACATCGATGATTACAGTAGCGTTAAACCTGGTTTCAACTATGTCTGCTCATGGAGTTGGGAACCTGGTGACTCATATATTCCCAGGATAATTTTTAGTGCAGATTCTGGAGATATATATGCAATGGAAGTTCTTTTTGAGTCTGATCGCATCAGAGTAAATCTATCTGCTTCTCTTTGCAGAGGTTTACCATCTAAGGCTCTTTTGTGGCTTGATGGTGGATTTGTGGCAACCATTGTTGACATGACTGACGGAATGGTATTAAAATTTGAAGAGGGGTTATTGTGCCACAGAAGTCCGATTCAAAATATTGCGCCGATCTTGGATATGACATTTGTTGATTATCCTGAAGAGAAATTCGATCAAATGTTCGCCTGCTCTGGGATGGCTCCTGAAGGATCTTTACGAATCATTCGAAGTGGTATCAGTGTGGAAAAATCGTTAAAAACTGCTCCTATTTATCAGGGTATTACTGGTACTTGGACATTAAAAATGGAAGCATCTGATCCCTATCATTCTTTTCTTGTACTGTCATTCATTGAAGAAACCAGGGTGCTCTCTGTTGGCATTAGTTTTTCTGATGTGACTGATACTGTTGGTTTTCAGCCTGATGTCTGTACTTTGGCTTGTGGTCTTGTGGCCAATGGGGTGATGGTCCAGATCCACCAATATGGAGTCAGACTATGTTTGCCTAGTGGAGCTGTACATAGAAAAGGTATCACTCTTGTATCTCCTATTTGGACTTCATGGTTCCCCGATAATATGTCCATAAGTCTTGGAGCTGTTGGAGATGGTATAATCCTTGTAGCAACTTCCAGTCCGTGCTTCTTATTCATCCTTGGTATTAGAGCTTCATTGACACATCATTACGAAGTATATGAGATTCAGTGCGTGAAATTGCAGAATGAAGTGTCTTGTTTTTCCATACCTCAAAAGCACCTTGAGCTGAATAAATCATTAGTAAATTATGGAGATAACCACCATATGGCGCCTCTTACAAATGGAAATAATGACTACATGTTTGTTATCGGTACTCATAAGCCTTCAGTAGAAGTTGTATCCTTTACATGCGACAAGGGGCTGCAAATTTTTGCTATTGGGTTTATTTCATTAACGAACACCATGGGAGCTGCTATTAGTGGTTGTGTTCCTCAAGATGTAAGGCTTGTCTTTGTTGATCGTCTGTATGTTCTTTCGGGATTAAGGAATGGGATGCTTCTTAGGTTCGAGTGGCCTGTTACTTCTACACTATCATCAGCTAGGTCTTCTTGTCAGCAGTCTGCTGTTGGTTCTTGTATGGTGAATACTCAGGCCACATGGAAGTATACATCTCCAAATCATAAAGTACTACCAATATCCATTTCCAATGCATCTGGAAAGGCTAAAGGAGAGTTTCCAATTAATCTTCAGCTGATTGCTGTGCGTCGTATTGGTATCACGCCTGTTTTCTTGGTTTCCTTGGGTGATTCCCTTGATGCTGATGTAATTGCTCTCAGTGATAGGCCTTGGTTAGTGCATACTGCAAGACATAGCCTCTCGTATACCTCCATCTCCTTTCAACCTTCCACTCATGTCTCTCCTGTGTGTTCAGTGGAATGCCCTGGAGGAATTTTATTTGTTGCGGAGAACAGTCTACATCTG GTGGAAATGGTGCCAAGTAAGAGGCTTAATGTTCAGAAATTTCATCTTGGGGGCACGCCTAGAAAAGTGTTATATCACAATGAGAGCAAATTATTGCTTGTCATGAGGACGGATTTGGATAATGATTCATGTTCATCTGACATCTGTTATGTGGATCCAGTGACGGGCAGTTTATTTTCAtctttcaaatttgaatttgggGAGACAGGGGAATGCATGAATCTTGTGAAAGTTGGAAATGAGCATGTGCTGGTGGTTGGGACGAGCCTATCTGCTTGTCCGGACATAATGCCTAGTGGTGAAGCTGAAAG TACAAAAGGTCGTTTGGTGGTTCTTTGCCTAGAACGTATGCAGTATTCTGACAGTGGTTCTGCCACACTATGTTCCAAGACTGGTTCATCGTCCGATCAAAATCCATCTTTCTGCCACGTTGGTGGTTGTGCTGCAGAACAGCTTTCAAGCAGTAGTCTCTGCAGCAGCCTGGAAGATAATAGCTGTGATGGAATCATACTTGAAGAAACTGAAGCATGGAAATTGCGATTAGCTTATTCAACCATTTGGCCTGGGATGGTCCTTGCCGTGTGCCCTTACCTTGATCGGTATTTCTTGGCTTCTGCCGGTAGTTCT TTTTATGTTTGCAGTTTTCCAAATGATAACTCTCAGAGGGTCAGGAGATTGGCTGTTGGAAGAACGCGTTTTACAATCATGACTTTAACTGCACATTTCACCAGGATTGTTGTTGGGGATTGTGGTGATGGTATTCTTTTCTATTTGTACCATGAG gattccagaaaactggagcTAGTAAACTGTGATCCTGTCCAATGGCTAGTTGGTGACTGCATGCTTATGGATGTAGATACTGCTGTTGTTTCAGATTGCAAGGGGAGTATTGCTGTCGTGTCATGTGCAAATCATTTAGAAG ATGAGGCAAGTCCAGAGCGGAACTTGACGGTTAGTTGTTCTTACTATATGGGGGAGATTTCCATGAGTATAAGGAAG GGATCATTTTCGTACAAACTCCCAGCAGATGACCTAACGAAGGACTGTGATGCTGCTAGTAATGTTGTAAATCTGACACATAACTGTTTCATGGCATCTACTCTGTTGGGCAGCATAATAATCTTCATTCCCTTTACAAG GGAGGAATGTGCGTTGCTGGAAGAAGTTCAATCTAAGCTGGTGATTCACCCGCTTACTGCTCCTATTTTAGGAAATGACCACAATGAGTATCGAAGACGTGAAAATCTG GTTGGGACACCTACGATCCTTGATGGTGACATTCTGAGTCAGTTCCTGGAGCTAACAAGGATGCAACAAGAAGCTGTGTTGGCATTGCCTCTTGCATCACCAAGCACTGTCATGTTAAGTTTTAGAACGTCTATGCCAGTTATGATCAATCAAGTTGTCAGATTACTTGAACGAGTACATTATGCATGGAACTAA